Proteins encoded together in one Labrus mixtus chromosome 18, fLabMix1.1, whole genome shotgun sequence window:
- the sptb gene encoding spectrin beta chain, erythrocytic isoform X2: MSSPCLLRATPISQPGLREVKISLKASSRETTAIRSSAKDTSSRTYAEREPPVRVGMSSSRSRSTPPVHRAQKPEIRKSTRGTSSGGKQQEPEHHPERNGTLLHIPLSVAPVGLSTFSSSSSSSSSCTPRRHRASHPHPPPALLSSSSSSSAKSMKRARWLSYSTSNICFNSILDGRFRQLQDEREAVQKKTFTKWVNSILSRVGCRISDLYLDLRDGRMLIKLLEVLSGERLPKPTKGRMRIHCLENVDKALQFLKEQRVHLENMGSHDIVDGNHRLILGLIWTIILRFQIQDIIVETGQADQKETRSAKDALLLWCQMKTAGYPNVNITNFTTCWKDGMAFNALIHKHRPDLVDYSTLRKSNPTHNLQNAFNVAEQKLGVTKLLDPEDVFTENPDEKSIITYVVAFYHYFSKMKQLAVEGKRVGKVLDQAIETEKMIDKYETLASDLLTWIEQTIIVLNNRKLANSLSGVQQQLQAFNTYRTVEKPPKFQEKGNLEVLLFTIQSRMRANNQRVYTPKEGALVADINRAWERLERAEHERERVLRDELIRQEKLEQMARRFDRKAAMRETWLLENQRLVAQDNFGYDLPAVEAAKKKHDAIETDIAAYEERVQALVDISKELESERYHDAKRIDVRKDNVLRLWDYLQELLKARRGRLDKNLTLQRIFQEMLYIISWMDDMKARLMSPDFGKHLLEVEDLLQKHALLENDIALQAERVQNASAAALKFANGDTYKPCDPQVIRDRVQHLDLCYQELCALAAQRRARLEQSRRFWYFLWEAAELESWIREKEHIFSSLDYGKDLTSVLVLQSKHSAFEDELGARRANLEQVLAEGEKMINAKHFGSPKVQERMNDTRRQWQQLEELAAFRKQNLQDTQRFFQFQGDADELKAWLLDAKRQMSSDDVGHDEYTTQRQLKKHNSLKNETIKNGATIDALSKQANALPEELQNTPDIQRRLKDIKDLYMELMSLADLRQKKLEDTMALYTIFSETDACELWMGQKETWLVGLDVPEKLEDLEVVQNRLSILAQDMANVQSRVDDVNKAVKQLEDSRHPRTKEVKECQTRLNKRWEAFKAMVEEKKRKVDSALSLHNYGLECDETEAWIRDKTRVIESTQDLGNDLAAVMTIQRKLFGMERDLAAIDTKLTFLRNEADQLAKDHPDYADDILARRKALDAAWDTLKKTLKDREDSLGEVSKLQTFLQDMDDFQSWLFKTQKAVASEEVPATLPEAEEQLSLHDAVREDINNHEEDYHRVRDTGAQVTQGQEDDPQYQQLEQRLKGLDRGWYELQKMWDSRKSFLDQGLGFQQFMRDSKAVNAILNNQEYTLAHIDKPDTLAGAEKALKKHEDFVSTMEANEDKIDGALQGGQRLVDGNNLYSGKVQEKMDSIRDRHNKNKRRAQEVSEKLRDNYDLQHFLQNAQDLNLWINEKMLTAQDTSYDEARNLHSKWLKHQAFMAELAANRDWLNKLDQEGQELMDSKPEFEPIVKERLAKLHELWDKLESTTQEKARLLFDANRSELFDQSLADMKKWLGGLQQQLQSGDEEVKDLTNANILLKKHQMTENQVRDRARELEELQEAVSKHGGGREDQPELEAEQQALQGDFQQLLTPLAQRRGKLEAAKAVHQFYRDLADELLWIEERMPLAMSQEHGHNLQSVQMLQKKNQTLQREIEGHQPRVDEVLARGQRMAAAAGAEGRPEAERIVEQTKDLDEAWARLQDEMAKRRERLNGSDLAQHYYNDADEAEAWIGEQELYMIADEKAKDEQSAMLMLKRHMILKQAVDDYADSIQTLADRAQKLFSEDHPDGEEIIRRQGQVDKQYAGLKELAEDRRKKLDHTFHHFLLSREVEDLEHWIAEKDVVASSQEMGQDLDHVTLLRDKFREFARETGMAGQERVDFVNQTIDELIEAGHTEAATMAEWKDGINESWADLLELIDTRAQLLTTSYELLKYFDDGKELVAQIQEKQKELPDDVGEDFSKAESFHRMHAAFERDISALGKQVQQFQETAARLHAQYAGGQAESIHATEREVTEAWKGLLDACDGRRAQLVDTAEKFRFFTMVKDLMAWMESTIQQIETQEKPRDVSSVELLQKYHQGIRSEIEARGAKFTDCIDLGKTLLTRKHRDSAEIKEKLVQLTEKRKEMMFKWDDRWDWLRLLLEVCQFARDASVAEAWLIAQEPYVTSKDLGYTVDEVEKLIKRHEAFEKSTATWEERFSALERLTTLELLELRNQQQEMEQFIKEEYHSDKDSRREDTGFVEESSLLCTNEEQTLSGSGAVEPTSGLPEGTAGDPIVTVVSEMRESGSLELDHPVSVVTSKEPERAATMPMEPVRTQAVLQEGMLGRKHDVEGSGKKASNRSWNNLFCVLKPGQLSAYKDAKSFGHGVTYHGEDPLSLSNASWEILNNYKKKKHVAKLHLRDGSEYVFQCKDEEELQRWSQAMERAVQPLAEEEASGPSGAKAHSLPASSSSTSAALPEPSSAKKDKEKKFSRFAKKK, encoded by the exons ATGAGCAGCCCGTGCCTGCTGCGCGCCACCCCGATAAGCCAACCGGGGCTCCGAGAGGTCAAGATCAGCCTGAAGGCCAGCAGCAGGGAGACCACGGCCATCCGGAGCAGCGCCAAGGACACTTCCAGCCGGActtatgcagagagagagcccCCTGTTCGGGTcgggatgagcagcagcaggagcaggagcacCCCGCCTGTTCACCGGGCCCAGAAACCCGAAATCAGGAAGAGCACGAGGGGAACCAGCAGCGGAGGGAAGCAGCAGGAACCCGAGCACCACCCGGAGAGGAACGGCACCCTCCTGCACATCCCGCTCAGCGTGGCGCCCGTGGGACTCTCCActttctcctcatcctcttcctcatcctcctcctgcacccCAAGACGTCACAGGGCCTCACACCCTCACCCTCCCcccgccctcctctcctcctcctcgtcctcctcggcTAAAAGTATGAAGAGGGCGCGCTGGCTGAGTTACAGCACCTCCAACATCTGCTTCAACTCCATCCTTGATGGACGCTTCAGGCAGCTGCAAG ATGAGCGTGAGGCGGTTCAAAAGAAGACCTTCACTAAATGGGTCAACTCCATCCTGTCCCGAGTCGGCTGCCGCATCTCTGACCTCTACCTGGACCTGCGAGACGGACGCATGCTCATCAAACTGCTGGAGGTGCTGTCCGGTGAACGACTG CCAAAACCCACCAAGGGTCGGATGCGTATCCACTGTTTGGAGAATGTGGACAAGgcactgcagttcctcaaagaGCAGAGGGTCCACCTGGAGAACATGGGCTCCCACGATATCGTCGACGGCAACCATCGCCTCATCCTCGGCCTCATCTGGACCATCATCCTTCGCTTCCAG ATCCAGGACATTATTGTGGAAACGGGCCAGGCAGACCAGAAGGAGACACGCTCAGCCAAGGAcgctcttcttctgtggtgtcaGATGAAAACTGCAGG GTATCCCAATGTGAACATCACAAACTTCACCACCTGCTGGAAGGATGGCATGGCCTTCAATGCTCTCATACACAAGCACAG GCCAGACTTGGTGGATTACAGTACTCTGAGGAAGTCCAACCCAACACACAACCTCCAGAACGCCTTTAACGTAGCAGAGCAGAAGCTTGGTGTGACCAAACTGTTAGACCCTGAAG atgtgttCACAGAGAACCCAGATGAGAAGTCAATCATCACATACGTCGTTGCATTTTACCACTACTTCTCAAAGATGAAGCAGCTCGCTGTGGAGGGCAAAAGAGTTGGAAAA GTTCTGGATCAGGCCATTGAGACGGAGAAGATGATCGATAAGTACGAGACGCTGGCGTCAGACCTGCTGACGTGGATCGAGCAGACCATCATCGTGCTGAACAATCGGAAACTGGCAAACTCTCTGAGCGGagttcagcagcagcttcaggccTTCAACACCTACCGCACTGTAGAGAAGCCGCCCAA GTTCCAGGAGAAGGGAAACCTGGAGGTGCTGCTGTTCACCATCCAGAGTCGAATGAGGGCAAACAACCAGAGGGTCTACACGCCCAAAGAGGGAGCCTTGGTCGCAGATATCAACAGG GCCTGGGAGCGTCTGGAGAGGGCGGAGCACGAGCGGGAGCGCGTCTTGAGGGACGAGCTGATCAGACAGGAGAAGCTCGAGCAGATGGCGAGAAGATTCGACAGGAAGGCCGCCATGAGAGAGACGTGGCTCCTGGAGAACCAGAGACTCGTggctcag GATAACTTTGGTTACGACCTTCCAGCCGTGGAAGCAGCGAAGAAGAAGCACGACGCCATTGAGACGGACATTGCGGCGTACGAGGAACGTGTCCAGGCCTTGGTGGACATCTCAAAGGAGTTGGAGTCTGAGCGATACCACGACGCCAAACGTATCGACGTGAGGAAAGACAACGTGCTGCGCCTGTGGGATTACTTGCAGGAGCTGCTGAAGGCCCGTAGGGGGCGACTGGATAAAAACCTGACCCTGCAGAGGATCTTCCAGGAGATGTTGTACATTATCAGCTGGATGGATGACATGAAG GCTCGGCTCATGTCTCCTGACTTTGGCAAACACTTGCTGGAAGTGGAAGATCTGTTACAGAAACACGCTCTGTTAGAGAACGACATCGCTCTGCAGGCAGAGAGAGTTCAGAACGCCAGTGCAGCTGCTCTCAAGTTTGCCAACGGAGATA CCTACAAGCCATGTGACCCTCAGGTGATCCGCGACAGGGTCCAGCATCTTGACTTGTGCTACCAGGAGCTTTGTGCCCTGGCAGCGCAGCGAAGAGCTCGATTGGAGCAGTCCCGCCGCTTCTGGTACTTCCTGTGGGAGGCGGCTGAGCTGGAGAGCTGGATCAGAGAGAAGGAgcacattttctcctctctggATTATGGCAAGGACCTGACGAGCGTGCTGGTGCTCCAGAGCAAACACAGCGCCTTCGAGGACGAGCTCGGGGCCCGCCGCGCCAACTTAGAGCAGGTCTTagctgagggagaaaagatgatCAATGCCAAGCACTTTGGCTCCCCGAAGGTTCAAGAGCGCATGAATGACACCAGGAGGCAGtggcagcagctggaggagctggctgCGTTTAGAAAACAGAACCTCCAGGACACACAGAGGTTCTTCCAGTTTCAGGGAGATGCTGATGAACTCAAGGCGTGGCTGCTCGACGCCAAGAGGCAGATGAGCAGCGACGACGTAGGCCATGATGAGTACACCACCCAGCGGCAACTGAAGAAGCACAACAGTCTGAAAAATGAGACAATCAAGAACGGAGCCACGATCGATGCTTTATCAAAACAGGCCAACGCTCTGCCAGAAGAGCTACAGAACACCCCTGACATCCAGAGACGCCTGAAAGACATTAAAGACCTGTACATGGAGCTCATGTCTCTGGCTGACCTGAGACAGAAGAAGCTGGAAGACACCATGGCTCTGTACACCATTTTCAGTGAGACGGACGCCTGTGAGCTCTGGATGGGCCAGAAGGAGACGTGGTTGGTGGGTTTAGATGTGCCTGAGAAGCTGGAGGACCTGGAAGTAGTACAGAATAG gtTGAGTATACTCGCTCAAGATATGGCAAATGTTCAGTCAAGAGTCGATGACGTCAACAAAGCCGTCAAACAGCTGGAGGACAGCAGACACCCTCGCACCAAGGAGGTCAAAGAATGTCAGACACGACTGAATAAAAG GTGGGAGGCCTTCAAGGCCATGGTTgaggaaaagaagaggaaagtgGATTCTGCTCTCAGTCTGCACAACTACGGGCTGGAGTGTGACGAGACAGAAGCCTGGATCAGAGACAAAACACGGGTGATAGAGTCCACACAAGACCTGGGCAACGACCTGGCAGCCGTCATGACCATCCAGAGAAAACTGTTTGGCATGGAGAGAGATTTGGCAGCCATCGACACCAAGCTCACCTTCCTGAGGAATGAGGCAGACCAGCTGGCTAAGGACCATCCGGACTACGCAGATGACATCTTGGCCCGCAGGAAAGCCCTGGACGCAGCCTGGGACACTCTCAAGAAGACCCTAAAAGACAGAGAAGACTCTTTGGGCGAGGTGAGCAAGTTACAGACCTTCCTGCAAGACATGGATGACTTCCAGTCCTGGCTTTTCAAGACCCAGAAGGCTGTGGCGTCAGAGGAAGTGCCTGCAACGCTGCCAGAGGCCGAGGAGCAGCTCAGCCTCCACGATGCCGTGCGGGAAGACATTAACAACCACGAGGAGGACTACCACCGCGTACGGGACACTGGCGCTCAGGTCACACAGGGTCAGGAGGATGATCCTCAGTACCAGCAGCTGGAGCAGAGGCTGAAGGGGCTGGACCGCGGGTGGTATGAGCTGCAGAAGATGTGGGACAGCAGGAAGAGCTTCCTGGACCAGGGTCTGGGCTTCCAGCAGTTCATGAGGGACAGCAAGGCCGTTAATGCCATCCTCAACAACCAG GAGTACACCCTGGCCCACATAGACAAGCCCGACACCTTGGCCGGGGCCGAGAAGGCTCTGAAGAAGCACGAGGACTTTGTGAGCACCATGGAGGCCAACGAGGACAAAATTGACGGCGCTCTGCAGGGCGGACAGCGGCTGGTGGACGGCAACAACCTGTACTCTGGGAAGGTTCAGGAGAAAATGGACTCAATCCGAGACAG GCATAACAAGAATAAAAGAAGAGCCCAGGAGGTGTCGGAGAAGCTGAGAGACAACTACGACCTGCAGCATTTCCTGCAAAATGCTCAGGAT CTGAATCTGTGGATCAACGAGAAGATGCTGACGGCTCAGGACACGTCGTACGATGAGGCCAGGAACCTCCACAGCAAGTGGCTGAAACATCAGGCCTTCATGGCGGAGCTGGCCGCCAACAGGGACTGGCTCAACAAACTGGACCAG GAGGGTCAGGAGCTCATGGATTCCAAGCCTGAATTTGAGCCCATCGTAAAGGAGCGTCTGGCCAAACTCCACGAGCTGTGGGACAAACTGGAGTCTACGACCCAGGAGAAAGCCCGGCTGCTGTTCGATGCTAACCGCTCGGAGCTTTTCGACCAGAGCCTGGCTGATATGAAGAAGTGGCTCGgagggctgcagcagcagctacagAGCGGGGACGAGGAAGTGAAAGATCTGACTAATGCCAACATCCTGCTCAAGAAGCATCAG ATGACAGAGAACCAGGTGCGTGACCGTGCGCGCGAGCTGGAGGAGCTCCAGGAGGCCGTCAGCAAGCacggaggaggcagggaggaccAGCCGGAGCTGGAGGCCGAGCAGCAGGCCCTGCAGGGAGACTTCCAACAGCTCCTCACTCCTCTGGCCCAGCGCAGGGGCAAGCTGGAGGCCGCCAAGGCTGTCCATCAGTTCTACAGAGACCTGGCTGACGAGCTA CTCTGGATTGAGGAGAGGATGCCCCTGGCAATGTCGCAAGAGCACGGCCACAATCTTCAGAGCGTGCAaatgctgcagaagaagaaccaG ACCTTGCAGAGGGAGATCGAGGGCCACCAGCCTCGCGTCGATGAGGTGCTGGCACGGGGGCAGAGGATGGCTGCAGCCGCGGGGGCAGAGGGCAGACCAGAGGCCGAGCGAATAGTGGAGCAAACCAAGGACCTGGACGAGGCGTGGGCCCGGCTGCAGGATGAGATGGCTAAGCGCAGGGAGAGGCTGAACGGCTCTGACTTAGCCCAGCATTACTACAACGACGCAGACGAGGCCGAAGCATGGATCGGGGAGCAGGAGCTCTACATGATCGCTGATGAAAAGGCCAAG GATGAGCAGAGTGCCATGCTGATGCTGAAGCGCCACATGATCCTGAAGCAGGCTGTGGACGACTACGCTGACTCCATTCAGACGCTGGCTGACCGTGCCCAAAAACTATTTTCTGAGGACCATCCTGACgg TGAGGAGATCATCAGGCGGCAGGGCCAGGTGGATAAGCAGTACGCAGGGCTGAAGGAGCTGGCGGAGGACCGCAGGAAGAAGCTGGACCACACCTTCCACCACTTCCTGCTGAGCCGAGAGGTGGAGGACCTGGAGCACTGGATCGCGGAGAAAGACGTGGTGGCCTCCTCTCAGGAGATGGGCCAGGACCTTGACCACGTCACG cttCTGAGGGATAAGTTCAGAGAGTTCGCCCGGGAGACGGGGATGGCGGGTCAGGAGCGGGTGGACTTTGTGAACCAGACGATAGACGAGCTGATTGAAGCCGGCCACACCGAGGCGGCCACCATGGCGGAGTGGAAGGACGGCATCAATGAGAGCTGGGCCGATCTGCTGGAGCTTATCGACACTCGCGCTCAGCTCCTCACGACATCCTATGAACTGCTCAA gtactTTGATGATGGGAAGGAGCTGGTGGCTCAGATCCAGGAGAAGCAGAAAGAGCTGCCCGATGATGTGGGAGAGGACTTCAGCAAAGCCGAGTCCTTCCACAGAATGCACGCCGCCTTTGAGAGAGACATCAGCGCTCTAGGCAAACAG GTTCAGCAGTTTCAGGAGACAGCTGCGCGGCTTCATGCCCAGTATGCTGGAGGTCAAGCGGAGAGCATCCacgccacagagagagaggtgacgGAAGCCTGGAAGGGCCTGCTGGACGCCTGCGACGGCCGCAGGGCGCAGCTGGTGGACACGGCTGAGAAGTTCCGTTTCTTCACGATGGTGAAAGACCTGATGGCCTGGATGGAGAGCACCATCCAGCAGATAGAGACTCAGGAGAAACCCAG GGATGTCTCATCCGTGGAGCTCCTGCAGAAATACCACCAGGGGATCCGCTCGGAGATTGAGGCCAGGGGAGCCAAATTCACTGACTGCATAGACCTCGGCAAGACCCTGCTGACACGAAAGCACCGAGACTCTGCTGAG ATCAAGGAGAAGCTGGTGCAGCTGACGGAGAAAAGGAAGGAGATGATGTTCAAGTGGGACGACAGATGGGACTGGCTCAGACTTT TGCTGGAGGTGTGTCAGTTTGCACGGGACGCCTCAGTAGCGGAGGCCTGGCTGATCGCTCAGGAGCCCTACGTGACCAGCAAAGACCTCGGCTACACCGTGGACGAGGTGGAGAAACTCATCAAGAGACACGAGGCCTTTGAGAAATCCACCGCCACGTGGGAGGAGCGCTTCTCCGCTCTGGAACGCCTCACTACG CTGGAGCTGTTGGAGCTGAGGAATCAGCAGCAGGAGATGGAGCAGTTCATTAAAGAGGAGTATCATTCAGATAAGGACAGCAG GAGAGAAGACACCGGCTTTGTAGAAGAATCTTCACTACTTTGCACCAATGAGGAACAGACTCTG TCTGGCTCTGGTGCAGTTGAGCCCACTTCAGGTCTGCCGGAGGGGACGGCCGGTGACCCCATAGTCACCGTTGTttcagaaatgagagagagtgGTTCTCTGGAGCTCGACCACCCCGTCTCTGTAGTGACATCCAAAGAACCAGAGAGGGCGGCCACCATGCCCATGGAGCCCGTCAGAACCCAGGCTGTGCTGCAGGAGGGCATGCTGGGACGCAAACACGATGTGGAGGGCTCAGGGAAGAAGGCGTCAAATAG GTCGTGGAACAACTTGTTCTGTGTGCTGAAGCCCGGTCAGCTATCGGCCTATAAGGACGCCAAAAGCTTCGGCCACGGGGTGACGTATCACGGCGAGGACCCCCTGTCGCTTAGCAACGCAAGCTGGGAGATCCTAAACAactacaagaagaagaagcacgTCGCCAAACTACA TCTCAGAGACGGCAGTGAATATGTGTTCCAGTGTAAAGACGAG GAGGAGCTCCAGCGTTGGAGCCAGGCCATGGAGAGGGCCGTTCAGCCcctggcagaggaggaggcgTCGGGGCCCTCGGGGGCCAAAGCCCACAGCCTGcccgcttcctcctcctccacctcagctgcCCTCCCTGAGCCAAGCTCTGCCAAGAAAGACAAGGAGAAGAAGTTCAGTCGCTTTGCCAAGAAGAAGTGA